A single Lactuca sativa cultivar Salinas chromosome 8, Lsat_Salinas_v11, whole genome shotgun sequence DNA region contains:
- the LOC111905626 gene encoding receptor-like protein EIX1 isoform X2: MGNPWGLGLHLISISIFLLGTTYTCLGVGNISAVCTEEERLALLKFKQSVQDDSKMLSSWVGNDCCMWERVHCDDDSGNVKSLDLRGEKYDGEDRYYLVGAEVNSYLAQLKHLTYLDLSGNDFGGSRIPKFIGSLKQLSYLNLSHAGFQDDVAWTFGLSSLEHLDLSSVNLGEAQNRDMLLYMIPSLKELSLFRCRLSSSVLGPFVNSSRILPNIKHLDLGSNSFEGPLPGFFQNLTSLAFLDLSDYEPGSAWNFAKLLKMIPSLSELHLSNCWLDNTFLSSSHFNFSTLSNIQHLNLRWNSIGGIFPSVLTNMSSLRVLDLTENILNSWVPVMPNLVELHLSYNMFNRFEQLGIWRHCHLIHLDVAGNVNGMEMIDSSHNVSECSQYALESLDLVESFQNGTIPEALGRMVNLRFLYLSRNNRLTGPIPKSLGRLRHLDVLDLSTNDLTGPIPTFLGKLSVIDLSWNQLMGSIPKSFGNIATLRVIKLSNNQLNGSIPESFRNLAALRELDLANNQLTGPIPASLGRLVSLRAMMVWRNLLNGNIPVSIGQLAKLQSLDISYNFLEGVVYEAHFANLSMLNNFDASFNMKLTFNVSREWTPPFQLQSLQLGSCNIINGFPQWLQNQRKIESLVLSNATISGPLPMWLQKTPIIAFLDLSNNKLIGPLTYLPNRGVNHLWHATGGGLLLQNNLFNGSIPRSLCTTNLQYLDLSKNRLTGKIPDCFKNLKNLVTMRFSSNRLRGVIPSSIALNSLIRLRLNSNNFIGELPQELGNLRDLEVLDVGDNKLSGDIPIWIGENLTSLMVLRLHKNNFRGRIPRSLCNTSKLQILDVAYNNLTGTIPHCLGELNAMVKSDPDFLSHPDHDENLIQGIKGVELEFTKNLGILFNMDLSSNKLVGEIPVELTALCMLVGLNLSNNHLSGVIPGSIGNLTALNSLDLSRNELTGMIPRSMAALTFLSYLNLSRNNLWGRIPTGNQLQTLDDPSIYVGNKDLCGPPLPKICSNQVDPTTITEKEYEETDHEPMKIWFYVGIMCGFATGFWGVIGVLLFKKQWRLKLFESVEETIEKIYVAVVVRIVKLKRGRETA, from the exons ATGGGTAATCCGTGGGGTTTGGGGCTCCATCTCATTTCCATAAGTATTTTTTTGTTAGGAACCACATATACTTGTTTGGGTGTGGGAAATATAAGTGCTGTTTGCACTGAGGAAGAGCGACTTGCTCTTCTCAAGTTCAAACAGAGCGTCCAAGACGACTCTAAAATGTTGTCATCATGGGTTGGAAATGACTGTTGCATGTGGGAAAGAGTCCATTGTGACGATGATTCTGGAAATGTCAAAAGTCTTGATCTCAGAGGAGAGAAGTATGATGGTGAAGACCGCTACTACTTAGTTGGTGCTGAGGTGAACTCGTATTTGGCACAGTTGAAGCATCTAACGTACTTGGATTTGAGTGGGAATGATTTTGGAGGAAGCCGGATCCCAAAATTCATTGGATCCTTGAAGCAACTGAGCTACCTCAATCTCTCTCATGCTGGATTTCAAG ATGATGTGGCGTGGACTTTTGGCCTTTCGTCACTCGAGCATCTCGACTTGAGTTCAGTGAATCTTGGCGAAGCACAAAACAGGGACATGCTGCTTTACATGATTCCTTCCTTAAAAGAGTTAAGTTTGTTTCGATGTAGACTTTCCAGTTCTGTTCTTGGTCCTTTTGTTAACTCGAGTAGAATACTTCCCAACATCAAACATCTGGATCTTGGCTCGAATTCTTTCGAAGGTCCACTCCCAGGATTTTTTCAAAACCTTACATCTCTAGCATTCCTAGATCTTTCAGACTATGAACCAGGTTCCGCATGGAACTTTGCAAAATTGCTAAAAATGATCCCTTCTTTATCAGAGCTGCATTTGTCAAACTGTTGGCTGGATAACACATTTCTATCTTCCTCTCATTTTAATTTCTCTACACTATCCAACATCCAACACCTGAATCTTAGGTGGAATTCAATCGGAGGAATATTTCCATCTGTTTTAACAAACATGAGTTCCCTAAGAGTCCTTGACCTTACAGAAAACATTCTGAATTCCTGGGTTCCTGTTATGCCTAACCTTGTTGAGCTTCATCTTTCTTACAACATGTTTAATCGGTTCGAGCAACTTGGAATCTGGAGACACTGTCACCTGATACATTTAGATGTGGCTGGAAATGTGAATGGTATGGAAATGATCGACTCATCGCACAACGTATCCGAGTGCTCCCAGTATGCTTTGGAGAGTTTGGATTTAGTGGAGAGTTTTCAAAATGGTACGATTCCAGAAGCACTTGGAAGAATGGTGAATTTAAGGTTCTTATATCTAAGTAGGAATAATAGATTGACAGGTCCGATCCCCAAATCACTAGGAAGATTAAGACATTTAGATGTATTAGATCTATCTACTAATGACTTAACTGGTCCGATTCCGACATTCCTTGGGAAACTTTCCGTGATTGACCTTTCTTGGAATCAATTGATGGGTTCAATTCCAAAATCCTTTGGGAATATAGCAACTTTAAGAGTAATTAAGCTTTCTAATAATCAATTAAATGGTTCAATTCCCGAATCCTTCAGAAATTTAGCAGCTTTAAGAGAACTGGATTTAGCAAACAATCAGTTAACTGGCCCCATCCCCGCATCTCTTGGAAGACTTGTTTCCTTACGAGCAATGATGGTCTGGAGAAATTTGTTAAATGGGAATATTCCAGTTTCAATTGGGCAACTTGCCAAACTCCAATCTCTAGACATCTCTTACAATTTTCTTGAAGGAGTAGTTTATGAAGCCCATTTTGCTAACCTTTCAATGTTGAATAACTTCGATGCTTCTTTTAACATGAAGTTGACATTCAATGTTTCACGTGAGTGGACACCTCCATTCCAATTGCAAAGTCTTCAACTTGGTTCATGTAATATAATAAATGGATTTCCGCAATGGCTTCAAAATCAAAGGAAAATTGAGAGTTTAGTCTTATCCAATGCCACAATTTCAGGACCTCTGCCCATGTGGTTGCAGAAGACGCCCATCATTGCTTTCTTAGATCTCTCTAACAACAAACTCATTGGACCTTTGACGTATCTTCCCAACCGTGGAGTTAACCATTTATGGCATGCAACCGGTGGTGGATTGCTTCTGCAAAATAATCTTTTCAATGGGTCGATTCCAAGGTCATTGTGTACTACAAATTTGCAATATCTTGatctttctaaaaatagattaACTGGGAAAATTCCCGACTGTTTTAAGAACTTGAAAAACTTGGTTACGATGAGATTTAGCTCAAATCGGTTGCGTGGTGTGATTCCAAGTTCAATAGCTCTTAATTCTTTGATCCGGTTAAGACTCAACAGCAACAACTTTATTGGAGAACTTCCTCAAGAATTGGGGAATTTAAGAGATTTGGAAGTCTTAGATGTGGGTGACAACAAATTGTCTGGAGATATACCGATATGGATCGGAGAAAATCTTACATCTTTAATGGTTTTGAGGTTGCACAAGAATAACTTCAGAGGAAGGATTCCTAGAAGTTTGTGCAACACTTCAAAACTTCAAATTTTAGATGTTGCATACAATAACTTAACAGGAACCATCCCTCATTGCCTAGGGGAGTTGAATGCCATGGTTAAGAGTGACCCTGATTTTCTTAGCCATCCTGATCATGATGAGAATCTGATTCAGGGCATCAAAGGTGTTGAACTTGAATTTACAAAAAATTTAGGTATTCTTTTTAACATGGACCTTTCAAGCAATAAACTCGTGGGAGAAATACCAGTCGAGCTAACCGCACTTTGTATGTTGGTGGGTCTCAATTTGTCCAATAATCATCTTAGTGGGGTAATTCCAGGCAGCATTGGGAACTTGACAGCGTTAAATTCTCTCGATTTATCTAGAAACGAGTTGACTGGGATGATCCCTCGGAGCATGGCAGCTTTGACTTTTTTGAGTTATTTGAATCTGTCACGCAACAACTTGTGGGGACGAATTCCAACGGGAAATCAATTGCAGACCCTTGATGATCCATCGATATATGTTGGGAACAAAGATTTATGTGGACCTCCATTGCCAAAAATTTGCTCAAATCAGGTTGACCCAACAACAATAACCGAGAAGGAATACGAAGAAACTGATCATGAGCCGATGAAGATATGGTTTTATGTGGGCATAATGTGTGGTTTTGCAACAGGGTTTTGGGGTGTTATTGGAGTTTTGTTGTTCAAGAAGCAGTGGAGACTGAAGCTGTTCGAGTCTGTGGAGGAAACCATAGAGAAGATATATGTTGCAGTTGTGGTAAGAATTGTCAAGTTGAAGAGAGGAAGAGAAACCGCATAG
- the LOC111905626 gene encoding receptor-like protein EIX1 isoform X1: protein MGNPWGLGLHLISISIFLLGTTYTCLGVGNISAVCTEEERLALLKFKQSVQDDSKMLSSWVGNDCCMWERVHCDDDSGNVKSLDLRGEKYDGEDRYYLVGAEVNSYLAQLKHLTYLDLSGNDFGGSRIPKFIGSLKQLSYLNLSHAGFQGIIPHQIGNLSNLKVLDLGYRDLMIDEPLVADDVAWTFGLSSLEHLDLSSVNLGEAQNRDMLLYMIPSLKELSLFRCRLSSSVLGPFVNSSRILPNIKHLDLGSNSFEGPLPGFFQNLTSLAFLDLSDYEPGSAWNFAKLLKMIPSLSELHLSNCWLDNTFLSSSHFNFSTLSNIQHLNLRWNSIGGIFPSVLTNMSSLRVLDLTENILNSWVPVMPNLVELHLSYNMFNRFEQLGIWRHCHLIHLDVAGNVNGMEMIDSSHNVSECSQYALESLDLVESFQNGTIPEALGRMVNLRFLYLSRNNRLTGPIPKSLGRLRHLDVLDLSTNDLTGPIPTFLGKLSVIDLSWNQLMGSIPKSFGNIATLRVIKLSNNQLNGSIPESFRNLAALRELDLANNQLTGPIPASLGRLVSLRAMMVWRNLLNGNIPVSIGQLAKLQSLDISYNFLEGVVYEAHFANLSMLNNFDASFNMKLTFNVSREWTPPFQLQSLQLGSCNIINGFPQWLQNQRKIESLVLSNATISGPLPMWLQKTPIIAFLDLSNNKLIGPLTYLPNRGVNHLWHATGGGLLLQNNLFNGSIPRSLCTTNLQYLDLSKNRLTGKIPDCFKNLKNLVTMRFSSNRLRGVIPSSIALNSLIRLRLNSNNFIGELPQELGNLRDLEVLDVGDNKLSGDIPIWIGENLTSLMVLRLHKNNFRGRIPRSLCNTSKLQILDVAYNNLTGTIPHCLGELNAMVKSDPDFLSHPDHDENLIQGIKGVELEFTKNLGILFNMDLSSNKLVGEIPVELTALCMLVGLNLSNNHLSGVIPGSIGNLTALNSLDLSRNELTGMIPRSMAALTFLSYLNLSRNNLWGRIPTGNQLQTLDDPSIYVGNKDLCGPPLPKICSNQVDPTTITEKEYEETDHEPMKIWFYVGIMCGFATGFWGVIGVLLFKKQWRLKLFESVEETIEKIYVAVVVRIVKLKRGRETA, encoded by the coding sequence ATGGGTAATCCGTGGGGTTTGGGGCTCCATCTCATTTCCATAAGTATTTTTTTGTTAGGAACCACATATACTTGTTTGGGTGTGGGAAATATAAGTGCTGTTTGCACTGAGGAAGAGCGACTTGCTCTTCTCAAGTTCAAACAGAGCGTCCAAGACGACTCTAAAATGTTGTCATCATGGGTTGGAAATGACTGTTGCATGTGGGAAAGAGTCCATTGTGACGATGATTCTGGAAATGTCAAAAGTCTTGATCTCAGAGGAGAGAAGTATGATGGTGAAGACCGCTACTACTTAGTTGGTGCTGAGGTGAACTCGTATTTGGCACAGTTGAAGCATCTAACGTACTTGGATTTGAGTGGGAATGATTTTGGAGGAAGCCGGATCCCAAAATTCATTGGATCCTTGAAGCAACTGAGCTACCTCAATCTCTCTCATGCTGGATTTCAAGGTATTATCCCTCATCAGATTGGAAATCTTTCTAATTTGAAGGTTCTTGATCTCGGTTATCGAGATCTGATGATAGACGAACCATTGGTTGCAGATGATGTGGCGTGGACTTTTGGCCTTTCGTCACTCGAGCATCTCGACTTGAGTTCAGTGAATCTTGGCGAAGCACAAAACAGGGACATGCTGCTTTACATGATTCCTTCCTTAAAAGAGTTAAGTTTGTTTCGATGTAGACTTTCCAGTTCTGTTCTTGGTCCTTTTGTTAACTCGAGTAGAATACTTCCCAACATCAAACATCTGGATCTTGGCTCGAATTCTTTCGAAGGTCCACTCCCAGGATTTTTTCAAAACCTTACATCTCTAGCATTCCTAGATCTTTCAGACTATGAACCAGGTTCCGCATGGAACTTTGCAAAATTGCTAAAAATGATCCCTTCTTTATCAGAGCTGCATTTGTCAAACTGTTGGCTGGATAACACATTTCTATCTTCCTCTCATTTTAATTTCTCTACACTATCCAACATCCAACACCTGAATCTTAGGTGGAATTCAATCGGAGGAATATTTCCATCTGTTTTAACAAACATGAGTTCCCTAAGAGTCCTTGACCTTACAGAAAACATTCTGAATTCCTGGGTTCCTGTTATGCCTAACCTTGTTGAGCTTCATCTTTCTTACAACATGTTTAATCGGTTCGAGCAACTTGGAATCTGGAGACACTGTCACCTGATACATTTAGATGTGGCTGGAAATGTGAATGGTATGGAAATGATCGACTCATCGCACAACGTATCCGAGTGCTCCCAGTATGCTTTGGAGAGTTTGGATTTAGTGGAGAGTTTTCAAAATGGTACGATTCCAGAAGCACTTGGAAGAATGGTGAATTTAAGGTTCTTATATCTAAGTAGGAATAATAGATTGACAGGTCCGATCCCCAAATCACTAGGAAGATTAAGACATTTAGATGTATTAGATCTATCTACTAATGACTTAACTGGTCCGATTCCGACATTCCTTGGGAAACTTTCCGTGATTGACCTTTCTTGGAATCAATTGATGGGTTCAATTCCAAAATCCTTTGGGAATATAGCAACTTTAAGAGTAATTAAGCTTTCTAATAATCAATTAAATGGTTCAATTCCCGAATCCTTCAGAAATTTAGCAGCTTTAAGAGAACTGGATTTAGCAAACAATCAGTTAACTGGCCCCATCCCCGCATCTCTTGGAAGACTTGTTTCCTTACGAGCAATGATGGTCTGGAGAAATTTGTTAAATGGGAATATTCCAGTTTCAATTGGGCAACTTGCCAAACTCCAATCTCTAGACATCTCTTACAATTTTCTTGAAGGAGTAGTTTATGAAGCCCATTTTGCTAACCTTTCAATGTTGAATAACTTCGATGCTTCTTTTAACATGAAGTTGACATTCAATGTTTCACGTGAGTGGACACCTCCATTCCAATTGCAAAGTCTTCAACTTGGTTCATGTAATATAATAAATGGATTTCCGCAATGGCTTCAAAATCAAAGGAAAATTGAGAGTTTAGTCTTATCCAATGCCACAATTTCAGGACCTCTGCCCATGTGGTTGCAGAAGACGCCCATCATTGCTTTCTTAGATCTCTCTAACAACAAACTCATTGGACCTTTGACGTATCTTCCCAACCGTGGAGTTAACCATTTATGGCATGCAACCGGTGGTGGATTGCTTCTGCAAAATAATCTTTTCAATGGGTCGATTCCAAGGTCATTGTGTACTACAAATTTGCAATATCTTGatctttctaaaaatagattaACTGGGAAAATTCCCGACTGTTTTAAGAACTTGAAAAACTTGGTTACGATGAGATTTAGCTCAAATCGGTTGCGTGGTGTGATTCCAAGTTCAATAGCTCTTAATTCTTTGATCCGGTTAAGACTCAACAGCAACAACTTTATTGGAGAACTTCCTCAAGAATTGGGGAATTTAAGAGATTTGGAAGTCTTAGATGTGGGTGACAACAAATTGTCTGGAGATATACCGATATGGATCGGAGAAAATCTTACATCTTTAATGGTTTTGAGGTTGCACAAGAATAACTTCAGAGGAAGGATTCCTAGAAGTTTGTGCAACACTTCAAAACTTCAAATTTTAGATGTTGCATACAATAACTTAACAGGAACCATCCCTCATTGCCTAGGGGAGTTGAATGCCATGGTTAAGAGTGACCCTGATTTTCTTAGCCATCCTGATCATGATGAGAATCTGATTCAGGGCATCAAAGGTGTTGAACTTGAATTTACAAAAAATTTAGGTATTCTTTTTAACATGGACCTTTCAAGCAATAAACTCGTGGGAGAAATACCAGTCGAGCTAACCGCACTTTGTATGTTGGTGGGTCTCAATTTGTCCAATAATCATCTTAGTGGGGTAATTCCAGGCAGCATTGGGAACTTGACAGCGTTAAATTCTCTCGATTTATCTAGAAACGAGTTGACTGGGATGATCCCTCGGAGCATGGCAGCTTTGACTTTTTTGAGTTATTTGAATCTGTCACGCAACAACTTGTGGGGACGAATTCCAACGGGAAATCAATTGCAGACCCTTGATGATCCATCGATATATGTTGGGAACAAAGATTTATGTGGACCTCCATTGCCAAAAATTTGCTCAAATCAGGTTGACCCAACAACAATAACCGAGAAGGAATACGAAGAAACTGATCATGAGCCGATGAAGATATGGTTTTATGTGGGCATAATGTGTGGTTTTGCAACAGGGTTTTGGGGTGTTATTGGAGTTTTGTTGTTCAAGAAGCAGTGGAGACTGAAGCTGTTCGAGTCTGTGGAGGAAACCATAGAGAAGATATATGTTGCAGTTGTGGTAAGAATTGTCAAGTTGAAGAGAGGAAGAGAAACCGCATAG